Proteins co-encoded in one Polaromonas vacuolata genomic window:
- a CDS encoding HAD family hydrolase, protein MQTRQFDLIAFDWDGTLYDSTASIIRCIQAAVADVGGTVPSDEAAGYVIGLGLMQALAHAAPDVPQDKYPALGERYRHHYAKHIDDLSLFDGVLPLLVSLKERGYLLAVATGKSRLGLDEALRNVALKGMFDGSRTADETAGKPNPRMLHELATEFGVPASRLLMIGDTTHDLQMAINAGCPSVAVSYGAHGSEALTALGPRHLAHSVRSLHDWLLLQD, encoded by the coding sequence ATGCAAACTAGACAATTTGACTTGATCGCCTTCGACTGGGACGGCACCTTGTATGACTCGACGGCCAGCATCATCCGCTGCATCCAAGCGGCTGTGGCTGATGTTGGAGGTACGGTGCCTAGTGACGAAGCCGCTGGCTACGTGATAGGCCTTGGCCTGATGCAGGCGTTGGCTCATGCCGCGCCAGATGTACCTCAGGATAAATACCCAGCGTTGGGTGAGCGTTATCGCCACCACTACGCCAAACACATTGATGATTTGAGCTTGTTCGATGGCGTGCTGCCTTTATTGGTAAGCCTCAAAGAGCGCGGCTATTTGCTCGCTGTTGCTACCGGAAAATCGCGTCTTGGCCTTGATGAGGCGCTGCGCAATGTGGCGCTCAAGGGCATGTTTGACGGCTCGCGTACGGCTGATGAAACGGCTGGCAAACCCAATCCCCGAATGCTGCATGAGCTTGCTACTGAGTTCGGTGTGCCAGCCAGTCGCCTGCTCATGATCGGAGACACCACACATGATTTGCAAATGGCGATCAATGCCGGCTGCCCCAGTGTTGCGGTGAGTTATGGCGCGCATGGCAGCGAAGCCTTGACAGCGCTAGGTCCACGCCATCTGGCGCACTCGGTACGCTCGCTGCACGACTGGTTGCTGCTGCAGGACTAA
- a CDS encoding Rieske (2Fe-2S) protein, giving the protein MDDLQTLCSSSQLQDRGLAMPFDVVYAGQTCRAFAVRFDGHVQAYLNRCTHVAMELDWQANQVFDGSGQWLLCASHGAAYHPASGECAGGPCRGGLVKIMLSESDGIVYWHGSYKLKPLAF; this is encoded by the coding sequence ATGGATGATTTGCAAACGCTTTGCTCCAGCTCTCAGCTACAAGATCGCGGTCTGGCCATGCCATTCGATGTGGTTTATGCCGGCCAGACATGCCGCGCTTTTGCTGTGCGTTTTGACGGCCATGTTCAGGCCTATCTCAACCGTTGCACGCATGTTGCAATGGAGTTGGACTGGCAAGCGAATCAAGTTTTTGACGGCAGTGGCCAATGGTTGTTGTGTGCCAGTCATGGTGCGGCCTACCATCCTGCCAGTGGTGAATGTGCTGGTGGTCCTTGTCGTGGTGGTCTGGTCAAGATAATGCTGTCAGAATCCGACGGTATCGTTTATTGGCATGGCTCTTACAAGCTCAAGCCCTTGGCTTTTTGA
- a CDS encoding S49 family peptidase has translation MTESNHLENNPAPQSASAAPAWERATLEKLAFAALVEQKSTRRWKTFVRLSWLAFFVALLWLGLRTAAPVADVSSPHTAVVEIKGEIAAGSDASAEFVNAALRAAFEDSGSKAVVLLINSPGGSPVQAGMMNDEILRLKAKYKKPVYAVVEETCASAAYYIAVSADQIFVDKASIVGSIGVLMDGFGFTGLMDKLGVERRLLTAGENKGFLDPFSIQTEKQRAFAQTMLNQIHQQFIGVVKAGRGQRLKETPEMFTGLFWTGQQAIELGLADHLGSLDYVAREVVKTEDIVDYTKRDNVAERLAKKFGAAIGEGGMKAFKSIPSIH, from the coding sequence ATGACTGAATCCAATCATCTTGAAAACAATCCAGCGCCGCAAAGCGCCTCTGCCGCGCCAGCTTGGGAGCGTGCAACGCTTGAAAAGTTAGCTTTTGCCGCTCTCGTCGAGCAAAAGTCCACGCGCCGTTGGAAGACCTTTGTGCGTCTTTCATGGCTGGCCTTTTTTGTAGCCTTGTTGTGGTTGGGTTTGCGGACCGCCGCACCGGTTGCCGATGTCTCATCACCGCATACTGCCGTGGTTGAAATCAAGGGTGAGATTGCTGCAGGCTCAGACGCCAGCGCTGAGTTTGTGAACGCTGCCTTGCGCGCTGCGTTTGAAGACAGTGGCTCCAAAGCCGTCGTGCTGCTGATCAACTCGCCCGGCGGCAGCCCGGTTCAGGCCGGCATGATGAATGATGAGATTTTGCGTTTAAAGGCCAAGTACAAAAAACCGGTTTACGCCGTGGTTGAAGAAACCTGTGCCTCAGCTGCTTATTACATTGCGGTTTCAGCCGACCAAATTTTTGTCGATAAAGCCAGTATTGTGGGCAGCATTGGCGTGTTGATGGATGGTTTTGGTTTTACCGGTTTGATGGACAAACTCGGCGTCGAGCGCCGCTTGCTGACTGCTGGCGAGAACAAAGGATTTTTAGATCCGTTTAGCATTCAGACCGAAAAGCAACGCGCTTTTGCGCAGACCATGCTCAACCAGATTCACCAGCAATTTATCGGTGTGGTCAAAGCCGGGCGCGGCCAACGACTGAAGGAAACACCAGAGATGTTCACAGGCCTGTTCTGGACTGGCCAGCAAGCCATAGAGCTCGGATTGGCCGATCATCTGGGTAGTCTTGACTATGTGGCGCGTGAAGTCGTCAAGACCGAGGACATAGTTGATTACACCAAGCGTGACAATGTTGCTGAACGTCTGGCTAAGAAGTTTGGTGCTGCCATAGGCGAGGGCGGCATGAAGGCGTTTAAATCTATTCCTTCAATTCACTAA
- a CDS encoding SAM-dependent methyltransferase, whose product MTAANSTPKGKLYLVPAPLDFGCNSQTPLAEVMPMETVRAAALLTHWVCENAKSTRAYLKRVGELQPLACTVQEQKIQELPREVHKKGDHNGNFDARPLLAAALAGHDMGLVSEAGMPAIADPGSSVVRAAHDLGITVVALGGPMSLMLALASSGLNGQSFAFVGYLPQESGERAQRIRELESLALKTGQTQIFIETPYRNTVLLGALLQTLHGNTRLALSCGLTLEKSWSFSALTSGWKKSKPTPPLDLPAVFCIGR is encoded by the coding sequence ATGACCGCCGCCAACTCGACCCCAAAAGGCAAACTCTATTTAGTACCCGCCCCACTCGACTTTGGTTGCAACAGCCAGACTCCGCTAGCCGAAGTCATGCCCATGGAAACCGTACGCGCTGCCGCACTGTTAACGCACTGGGTTTGCGAGAACGCTAAGAGCACGCGCGCTTACCTCAAACGCGTGGGCGAGTTGCAGCCACTGGCTTGCACGGTGCAAGAGCAAAAAATTCAAGAACTACCGCGAGAGGTGCATAAGAAAGGCGATCACAACGGCAACTTCGACGCACGGCCGCTGCTAGCGGCTGCACTAGCCGGTCACGACATGGGCTTGGTCAGCGAAGCCGGTATGCCGGCGATTGCCGATCCAGGCTCTTCTGTGGTGCGAGCAGCGCACGACTTAGGCATAACAGTCGTTGCATTGGGTGGACCTATGTCACTGATGTTGGCGCTGGCGTCTAGCGGTCTGAATGGACAGAGCTTTGCCTTTGTCGGCTATCTGCCGCAAGAGTCAGGTGAGCGCGCACAACGCATTCGCGAACTCGAGTCGTTGGCACTAAAAACCGGTCAAACGCAAATTTTTATTGAAACGCCTTACCGCAATACCGTGCTTTTAGGCGCACTTCTGCAAACACTGCACGGCAATACACGGCTAGCACTTAGTTGTGGCTTGACGCTGGAGAAAAGCTGGTCTTTTAGCGCCTTGACCTCGGGTTGGAAAAAGAGCAAACCCACGCCGCCACTAGATTTGCCAGCAGTGTTCTGTATTGGGCGATAA
- a CDS encoding Maf family nucleotide pyrophosphatase, with translation MNFDKPGALAAIPPTYSQPSRPLILGSSSIYRRELLQRLRIPFDSVSPELDESAQAGETPADLAMRLALEKANTVAKTNPQAVVIGSDQVADLAGESLGKPGNHERAVTQLRRMRGQSVVFQTAVAVVCLEIGFSECRLAAVRVKFRDLSDDEIENYLRAEQPYDCAGSAKSEGLGIALLDAIDSDDPTALIGLPLIRTCAMLRAAGIDLLGGQHLTKNTKANA, from the coding sequence ATGAACTTTGACAAGCCCGGCGCTTTAGCCGCAATCCCTCCCACTTATAGCCAGCCGTCTCGCCCCTTGATACTCGGCTCAAGCTCAATTTACAGGCGCGAGCTACTCCAGCGCCTACGTATCCCGTTCGATAGCGTCTCACCAGAACTTGACGAGAGTGCTCAAGCTGGCGAAACCCCCGCTGATCTCGCTATGCGCTTGGCGCTGGAAAAAGCCAACACAGTGGCAAAAACCAATCCACAAGCGGTTGTGATTGGCTCCGATCAAGTCGCTGATCTTGCAGGCGAGTCGCTGGGTAAACCTGGCAACCACGAACGCGCTGTAACCCAGTTGCGCCGTATGCGCGGCCAGTCCGTCGTGTTTCAAACTGCGGTCGCCGTGGTTTGCCTTGAAATCGGTTTTTCAGAGTGCCGCTTGGCAGCAGTACGGGTTAAGTTTCGCGACTTGAGCGATGACGAGATTGAAAACTACTTGCGCGCCGAACAACCCTACGACTGTGCTGGCAGCGCCAAAAGCGAAGGTCTTGGCATTGCTTTACTCGACGCCATTGACAGCGATGACCCAACCGCATTAATCGGTCTACCTTTAATTCGCACTTGCGCCATGCTGCGCGCCGCCGGCATTGATTTGCTAGGCGGACAACACTTAACGAAAAACACAAAGGCCAATGCATGA
- a CDS encoding YceD family protein, with protein sequence MTRMIQANQLNIQAFAQEAVSYAETTPLQQFSRLAHETSLKQDDATVVWQASAELRKGSTPEDDIWLHLQATTKLALTCQRCMTALSMPLEVNQWYRFVASEEVAMLQDDESEEDLLVMEPQFDLLAVLEDELLMALPLVPMHEQCPVPPVMQSAQSGAEEEALTLAEKPNPFAVLAQLKGKK encoded by the coding sequence ATGACCAGAATGATTCAAGCCAACCAACTCAATATACAGGCCTTTGCTCAAGAGGCTGTGTCGTACGCAGAGACCACGCCACTGCAACAATTTTCGCGCCTCGCGCATGAAACCAGCCTTAAGCAAGACGATGCAACCGTTGTCTGGCAAGCCAGCGCGGAGCTGCGTAAGGGCTCTACTCCAGAAGACGATATTTGGCTGCACTTGCAAGCCACGACGAAGCTGGCATTAACTTGCCAACGCTGCATGACGGCGCTGAGCATGCCTCTTGAGGTCAACCAGTGGTACCGTTTTGTCGCCAGCGAGGAAGTTGCCATGCTGCAAGACGACGAGTCCGAGGAAGACCTGTTGGTGATGGAGCCGCAATTTGACCTGCTCGCAGTACTGGAAGATGAGCTGCTAATGGCCTTGCCACTGGTGCCTATGCATGAGCAATGTCCCGTGCCACCGGTTATGCAAAGCGCTCAAAGCGGTGCCGAGGAAGAAGCGCTGACTTTGGCCGAAAAGCCTAATCCTTTCGCGGTGTTGGCTCAGTTAAAAGGCAAGAAATAA
- the rpmF gene encoding 50S ribosomal protein L32 — translation MAVQQNKKSPSKRGMHRSHNALNVPGIAVESTTGEIHLRHHISPTGFYRGRKVLKTKSD, via the coding sequence ATGGCCGTCCAGCAGAACAAAAAGTCACCTTCGAAGCGCGGTATGCACCGCTCGCACAATGCACTTAACGTGCCAGGCATCGCAGTGGAATCCACCACTGGTGAGATCCATTTGCGTCACCACATCAGCCCAACCGGTTTTTACCGCGGCCGTAAGGTGCTCAAAACTAAATCTGATTAA